In the genome of Nomascus leucogenys isolate Asia chromosome 12, Asia_NLE_v1, whole genome shotgun sequence, the window ATGCCCTGCTCTTGATCCACACTTCTCAACTGAGTTctaaccttcctttttttttttttgagacggagtcttgctctgttgcccaggctggagtgcagtggcgcgatctcagctcaccgcagcctccacctcccgggttcaagtgattctcgtgcctcagccttgaaagtagctgggattacaggtgcgcactaccaagcctggctaatttttttatttttagtacagatggggtttcgccatgttggccaggctggtctcgaactcctgacctcaggtgatctgcctgccttggcctcccaaagtgctgggattacaggcatgagccactgtgccctgccttaaGACTTTCTCGAATGGGTTCCAAGTAAGACTTTTTGTGACTCTGCTATCAAAAAAACCTTCATTGGTTCCTATTATTTACTGCATAAAGGGTTTTCATAGACCTGATCTTAGTTTAACGTTTTCAGCTTTATCTTGCACTGTTCACTTGCCACTCATACTGGAATGATTGCTGGTTCTGGAATTGTTGAAGAGAGCTGAATTTGAATTTAATCCTGGCTATACCAGTCAACTGGCTTGGACACATACCTAACCTTTCTAAGCATCATGAATTAATTATATAAGAAGCAGAATCtagcaaagtgcctggcatgtagctgACACTCTGAGTGCTCATTTCTTGTCTGTGGTTTTCAGTCTCTGGTGTTGTACACATTATTTGCCTTTGCCTGGAGTATCTGCATCCTCTTCTTCTTGTCCCCCACCTTGCCCTTAAAATTCTCTCCATCCTTTAATACCCAGTTTAAATactacttattttttattctgacaTTTCACCTGGAGAGTGAACTTGTCTTTTTCTGGATTCCTCTAGTTTATCAGGCCACTGATCAGTTACTACCTTACTTGATACTTTGTTGTGGAGTGGATCTGATTCTGCTCTGAAATCTTTCCTCTCTATATACACACCTAAGGTAATGCCTTTCACTGATACAATACTCAGTAATTAATTTATGGAGAGAAGTTGTTTGATCTTCAGTCCTTGTCTTTCTTGGGCTCTTGTATGGATGATAAGGATGCTTTTTAGGAGAACTTCCTTGAGTAAGTATTCATGTTTCTGATTTCCCTCCATTAAAGGGAAAATCCAGTGTTTTGGCTTAGGAATGGTACAGCATGCTTGGGAAAGGCAATACTTACTCAAAATTTTCCCTTTCCTGGGCTTAATTATGTTACACTTCTCTCTAGCCTCAAATATTTTATCGGAACCTCGAGTTTCTTTCATTTACATGTGGTTCCTTGATTATACCACCTGGACAATCTGACTGGTACTCTTTTCTGCTGGCTTAGTTCCTAAGCAGTGGAGTCATTTGCCTAGGAACTAAGCCAGCAGAAAAGAGCAGCAGTCAGATTCTTCTAAAGACCCTTCACCATCCCTCCTGGGAGGCTGGGTAAAATGGCATCCTCCTAGTGATGGTCAAAGCAAGGTCCCATTGGCATTTGGTTGCCCTGAGAGTGTAGAAGGACAGTGTCACATTTGCCCTGTTCTGATCAGGTACTATACCTATCCTGTCTTTAGTATATTTAATTGCTTCCTCTCCACTAAACtgatattattgtttttttaatgtaaactttttattaaattgtatatatagaaaTCTTACATGTTCAGCTCAGTGATATTTCATAAAGTGTCACAGCGTAACCAGCACCCAGTTCAGCAGCAGAACCTTACCACAGCCCCAGTCACTACAACCTCCTACCAGTGGTAACCACTACGCTGGCTTCTAATACCATAGGTTAGTTTTGCCtatatttaaactttatataaatagaatcatatagtatatactttttttgtgtctgacttctttcatgcAACATAAAGTTGTGGTTTGTTATAGTTTTTCCATCATATGAATATAACACAATttccatctatttatccattCTGTTAATACacatatttggattgtttccagtttttgactgtTGAAAATAAtgcttcaggctgggtgcagtgactcgcgcctgtaatcctagcactttgggaggccaaggcaagtggatcacctgagttgaggagtttgataccagcctggccaacatggtgaaacccagtctctgctaaaaatacaaaaaatgaaccaggtgtggtggcgggcgcctgtaatcccagctacttgggaggctgaggcaggagaattgcttgaacctgggagatggaggttgcagtgagccaagatcgtgccactgcactccagcctgggcaacagaggaagactctgtctcaaaaaaaaaaaaataataataataatgcttcagTGAACACTGTTCTGTGTGTCCTTTGAATATGTATAACCATATTTTTGGGGAGTATATCCAGGAGTGGATTTTAAGTATACCAATTTATCctttcaccagcagtgtataagagtGCTAGGTAGTTCATATCCTTACCAAACTTGgtatccgtctcaaaaaaaaaaatgaaaaagattgcCAGGGTCATGAAGAtactattttaagtgttttttttgaatgattaaaaaaatcatttatatttagaATTAATTTATCTCTAAACAGAGCAAAAactgttgcttttcttttccatggCAGTGGTGCAGAGCTTAGACTCTTAGCTTCCTACCCACACCTAGATTCGACAAATGTACCCAGGGTAAAAGCAACTGCCAGAAGATAGCTCacctctgagattttttttttttttctccctctctggaaTTTTACCCCCTCTAGTTCTTGTTTTCTTAGCATTCTCTGCtgcctttaaatttttatattttatctggctTTTCTGAGTGTCATCTGTAGAACTGGCTTGCCACTATTCCGTCTCTCTTGGAAGTAGATATGATCTTTTTAAACATGCTGAAATCTCTTCCATTGAAAGCATACCAAATTCTTGGTCAGTCCTACATTTTCTTCCTGATACCTTAAATCACCACAACAATTTTTGCCTTtatacactaattttttttttaaccttaatatCACTAACTCCAGAGGACATTTCTGGTCCTGATTTTACCTCATCTCTTAGACACATTTCACTTTGTTGACCACTTGCTCCttcttgaaacactctctttcttcccttggcACTTGTGATACAACACTATCTTAGTCTTCCTTCTTGCTTTCTGGATTTTTTGTCCTTTGCTGACTCATCTTCTTGTTCTGCCAATACTGGGAGTTCCTCAAGATTCAGATCTAGGTTGTCTTCTCTTTTTACTATGTTATCTTCTTTAGTGATCTCAAGATCATgccttcggccgggcgcggtggctcacgcctgtaatcccagcactttgggaggctgaggcaggtggatcatgagatcaggagatcgagaccatcctggctaacatggtgaaaccccgtctctactaaaaacatacaaaaaatcaaccgggcgtggcggcgggcacctgtagtcccagctactcgggaggctgaggcaggagaatggtgtgaacccgggaggcagagcttgcagtgagcctgaggcaggagaatggcgtgaacccgggaggcggagcttgcagtgagccgagatcgcaccactgcactccagcctgggagacagagcgagactctgtctcaaagaaaaaaaaaaaaaaaaaatgccttcaacTACTACCTGTACCTAATTATCACACAAATTTGCATCTCCATTTCAGACTACTCTTTTGAGCATCGAACCATGAGACCCATTTGCTTAGTTGATATCCTCACTGAGATGACCAAAAAACTACTTCAGACTCAAAATATCTCACAAATAATTtatggcctatttttattttattttattttattttatttttatttttattttttattttttttatttttccgagacagagtcttgctctgtcacccaggctggagtgcagtgggtgtcatctcggctcactgcaacctctgcctcccaggttcaagcgattctcctgcctcagcctcccgagtagctgggattacaggcacatgccaccacacccagctgatttttgtatttttagtagagacagggtttcaccatgttggccaagctgttcttgaactcctgacctcgtgatccacccacctcagcctcccaaagtgctggggttacaggcgtaagccatcgtgcccggccggCCTATTTTTATTACAGAAGCTAGAAACTTAAAAGTTAtccataaaaattttcttttcccttactcACACATGTAGTCTATAATTTGAGTCCCTTAAATATCTGTGGAAtccatttgtttttctccatCTCAACAACTCacccgtcttttttttttttttttttttgtctggagatggagtcttactctgtcgcccaggctggagtgcagtggcacaatctcggctcactacaagctccacctcctgggttcacgccatcctcctgcctcagcctcccgagtagctgggactacaggtgcccgccaccatgcctggctaatttttttgtatatttagtagagatggggtttcaccatgttagccaggatggtctcgatctcctgacctcatgatccacctgcctcggcctcccaaagtgctgggattacaggcgtgagccaccacgcccggcgttCACCCGTCTTGTTAATCTAGGCTACCCTTATCTCCTCTGATAGGTCAGTCTAATGACCACATTCTTTCTCTTACAACATGCTCCCCTTGCTCTTCTTTTTAGCTGCTATGGCCTTTCTGTTTCTGAAACACATCTTGCTATCTTCTAGCAGGGTGCATTTTTGCatgttgttccctctgcctggaatgctgtcTCTCAAACTCCCCCTCTCCTCTAAGTCCTTTGCTGTCCTCAGATTTCATTTCAATCATTACCTACTCAAGAATCCTTTCCTGACTAggtttttatttcctgttttatgCTGTCGTTGTTCCATGAAGTTTTCTGTTGTGTCATTTATCAGTGTTGTAATTTTCacgatttttaaaattagtccCTATTTAGTAAGCACTTTGAGAGTAGGGACCTTATGTGTTTCCTATCATTATTGTGTTCCCTAGCACCTCATACATTGCCTGGCATctagtaggcattcagtaaatatttgttgaatgcactaaTCATTTCTCTCCCCGCCCATAGCTGAGGTGAAACGTGTTGGAGATACGCTCTTGGGAATGGCTACGCAGTGTGTGCAGGTGAAGAACGTGGTCAAGACCTCACCTCAGACTCTgtccaacctctgcctcaagaTCAATGTCAAACTTGGTGGCATTAACAACATCCTAGTCCCACACCAGCGGTATGAACTCTGTTGTCCACTTGCCCTTGTCAAGGTACCATGCTGGGAACTGATGAAGAGATAGGACCCTGGCCAGGCAGAGTGAATCAGACACAAGGGGGAGAAGAGCAGAGTGGGTATTGGATGGTGCCAGCTAGAGAAAACCCAGCGCCTcaccattttgttttctcttccttgctcAGCTCTGCCGTTTTTCAACAGCCAGTGATATTCCTGGGAGCAGATGTTACACACCCCCCAGCAGGGGATGGGAAAAAACCTTCTATCACAGCAGTGAGTGATATTCTGTAGCTGCTTCATAAGGTTCTCCTCTTCGGTCTGAGTCCTCAAAACTGCCCATGATTTCCTTCCCTCAGCGCTGGCTCTTGAGCCTTCATAAGATCTCCATTTAGCTCGATATTCCCAATTCCCATTCCCTTGATATCTCATAAAAGTAGCTCTGTATGGTGTCTTTTTTTCAGGGAGAGTAGTGAGAGTATAGCCAGAGACTTGACTCATTCTGCATCACTCTTGCTCTGCATTTGAATGTCTCTCTTTCCCCATGCCTGCTTTTGGGATGTAGGGGAGGGACTATATCTTCTCTGAAATCCCTTTAAAGGGAGTTACTTAGTTGCTGGGACTATCCTTTGCTCTGCCCATCCTCACCTCGATCTGTATAATAGATTAGATGTTTCTCTTATCTCTCTCCTGACTTTTCTGCTCTTCGTCTCTTAGGGGCTTCCAAATTGCTAGGGATCAGACCTTCTTTCCCACTTATATTTCCTAAACCCTCACATTTCTGTAAGCACACTGGTCTTAACCTCAGTAAGTGCAGGGAAACCCTATAATATGCTTATCCCTGTTTTCCTTGTGGCCATCTCTCCTAGGCTTTGGCCGCTGTCTCCTTTATAAATGGCATTTCTTCCATCAACCACAAGAACACTGTTACTATGGTCATGATTCCTGGGTAGATTAGTATTTGAATGGGAAAAAGGATAAACTTGGGACTGGATGAGGCCATTGTTTGATTTAGTAGTGCTAAACCTTCACATGCTCCTCTGCAAAGGGGAGAGAAATCAATTTATCAAGTACCTACTGTGGGCTAGGCCCTGTGTAAGGTGCTTAATATGGACCCCAGTAGCACTGCAAGCAGGTGTTCTTATCACCAtctaagaagaggaaaaaagatcaGAGAGATTGAGTAACTTCTGCTTGTGTGATAGAATAGAGATTGAAACCAGGGCTCATTGAATCTCAAGCCCTAGTCATTCAGTTGTAGTTTTCTTGCTAAGAAGCCTTTCCACAAACCCATAGCCTGACAGTGAGGGTGAAGGTTCTAGGAGCTAATcctttctctctgactctcaGGTGGTAGGCAGTATGGATGCCCACCCCAGCCGATACTGTGCTACTGTGCGGGTACAGCGACCACGGCAAGAGATCATTGAAGACTTGTCCTACATGGTGCGTGAGCTCCTCATCCAGTTCTACAAGTCCACCCGTTTCAAGCCTACCCGCATCATCTTCTACCGAGATGGGGTGCCTGAAGGCCAGCTACCCCAGGTAGGGCCCACAGTAGGTGGAGAAAACCTTCACATCATGACTGGAAAGCTAGGTGCTACTACATTTTCTAAGCTATTGGCACTGAGAGGTGTGTCACTTCTTAGGGAGCTTTGCTAAATGGGGCAGACTTGTGGGCAAAGATCGCAACTGAGGGATGGAGTGTACAAGCATCTGTAGATTTTTCTTCTCATAATAGAAGACCCTCAGTGTCCATTTAAGTAGTTGGTTCATGTTGGAGACTGATTGTTTAGACCAGTGATCCTCAAATGCTAGCTTACATTAagatcacctggagggcttgctaAAACAGTTTTAAGGGCTCTACCcttagagtttctgattcagtgagtCTTGGATGAGGGCCAAGAATTTACAATACTGACAAGTTCTTAGGCGATGCTGATAGTCTGGAGACTACATTTGAGGACTAATGCTGTTGACCCTCCTTGATAATATTCCTCCTATTCCTTCTCACTGccagccttcatttttttttttttttaacttctatccTGAACTGGTATCCTTGACTACCATTTAATAGTATTATAACTACTGTTCCAATGAACTTCCTATGTGCCATGAACTGTCCTAAGcacttcatgttttttttttttttcctaaatctgAGTGGAAATATATGTTCTATTTAATGCTTTACAATAGTCCTTTGGAATAACAGTGTatttccatttaacagatgagaaaacaggcttgGAAATGTTACATGATCTTTAATGTCATCAAAGATAATTAGGAGTGGAACTGGGATTCAGACACATTGGTCTGATTCCATAGTTTATGCTCTTAACTGTTAtgcccagtttctttttttcttttcttttcttttttttttttttttttttttttgcgtgggggaacagagtctcgctcttgcccagggtggagcacagtggtgtgatcttagctcactgcagcctctgcctcccgggctcaagcgattctctttcctcagcctcccaagtagctggggctgcaggtatgagtcaccacacccagcttatttttgtatttttagtagagatggggtttcgccatgtcggccatgctggtctcaaactcctaacctcaaatgatccacccgccttggcctcccaaagtgctggaaatacaggcatgagccaccgtgcccggccattatGCCCAATTTCTAAGTCATccagtattttctaaaatatcagaCACATTTATCATATCACATATCTGTTCAGAAATGTCTAGTGGCTTCACATAGCTTTGGGTTAAAATTCAAACTGCTTAGCAAAGCAATCAGCAGTTATTAAGCCCTACTAGGTTTTCTATGCTTTTACTTGTCTATCTTAGTCTTCATAACTGCTTTGTGAAGCAGGTCTTAGTGACATTAATAGACATGGAGAAAATGAGACTTAGTGGAGTTGAATAACTTGCCTGATGTAATACAACTAGATAAAGCTTGGATTTAAATCTAATTGATTCCAAAGTCTATCCTTCTCTACCATACAGTTTTGACCCTCTATATCTGACATCCACGGCCACAGGCAACTATTGCCTGTGATTATTTACTTCTAGCTTTTCCCTTAGCTAGCCTATTTTCTTATAATCCTGTTGCTTTGCAGGACTGAATTCACCTACTCTCTCTGCACCCATTATGGAACTATATGTCTGCTCTTCTCTGGTGGTCCACAACCTGTCTGCTCTTGGAGCCCAAAGGAGAACTCTCATTAGTCACCTGATCCTGAGTGAAACTAACTTTGGGCATTGTGATTTTAGTGATTTCTCTGTGAACCTTGGTTCTGTGTCTTGATATTAGGTCTCTTTATACACAGGAACCAGATGAGTGTTGTCTTCTGATGCCAAGCCTCCTGGCCAAGGTTTTATAGGAACATATTAAGTGAACTGCATATAAGGCTGCTTTTGACAAGAAGGGCCTATCATCTCTAATTGTTGAGCATCAGCATATAAAGGGAGACTGAGCCAAAAGCTATATTACAAGTGGCAACTCCTTAGTTCAGAAGGGTATGTGAACTCAAGAGGAACTGTGTATTTCTTTGTTTCCCTCCCCATTTTGTGCCTAGATACTCCACTATGAGCTACTGGCCATTCGTGATGCCTGCATCAAACTGGAAAAGGACTACCAGCCGGGGATCACTTATATTGTGGTGCAGAAACGCCATCACACCCGCCTTTTCTGTGCTGACAAGAATGAGCGAGTGAGTGAGGGACTAAGGCCTCCCAtcccctccttctctctgccttATCTTAATAGAGAAGAAGCCCTTGAGATAAAGGCTGGGGATTTAGTCCTTGTCCTATCCATCCTCCCtggccccttccctcctcctagCTTTTGTGGTCCTTCCTCTGCCACCGCCTTCACTAGTGTCcaccttctcccctccttcccttatacttcctttccctcctcctagCTCCCTGGCCTAGACCCCATATATAGACCAGCTCctagagaagggaaggggaactaccatttattgaactcctcctatgtgccagatactgtacAAGGCGTcttcctcacagcaaccctgtgaggtaggtattattattatctccaatttaacctcagaaaggttaaatgacttgctaagatcacacagctaataggaCTTGAACACAGGTCTGTGTGACTTTAGAAGCATATTATTTTAAGATTCAGTACCCTCAGGGAATAGCAACTTTGGCTTTGTTCTTGGGATTTTGGTGAAGTCAGAGTAGAATTGAGCCAGGGTCCTGGTTAGGGCCAGGCAGGTCTTGGGATCTTGGTTGTGTTTGTCTCTATACAGATTGGGAAGAGTGGTAACATcccagctgggaccacagtggACACCAACATCACCCACCCATTTGAGTTTGACTTCTATCTGTGCAGCCACGCAGGCATCCAGGTAGCTGGGCTTTATCTTGGGGTTCCGTTGGTTCAAAGATGAGTTGTTCATTCACATTGCCTCTAGACTATATCAGTCATCACTGAAGGACATCCAAATTAGGATTgctctcttttctgtttgttttgttttgttttgttttgaggcggagtctcgctctgtcccccaggctggagtgcagtggcacaatctcatctaactgcaaccaccacctcctgggtttaagcggtCTTCCtgccttcccgcctcagcctcccaagtagctgggattacaagcatgcgccaccatgcccagccaatttttgtatttttagtagagacagggtttcaccattttggccccgctggtcttgaactcctgacctcaagtgatccacccgccttggcctcccaaagtgctgggattacaggcatgagccactgtgcccggccaggactgCTCTTTTAATAAGCCCTGAGTACACTTGCAGGTTGCTTATAAGAAGAGTGCTTTATGACATTGGTAGTTTTGCGTCTGTCTGTTCATGGGTGAATCATCTACCCAGCCATATTCTTAATAGTGATCCTGTTCCCCTATTATCAGCCATCTCCTCTGCCCAGCCTGGGACCCCTCACCTTCCTATCTTCCCAGGGCACTAGCCGACCATCCCATTACTATGTTCTTTGGGATGACAACCGTTTCACAGCGGATGAGCTCCAGATCCTGACGTACCAGCTGTGCCACACTTACGTACGATGCACACGCTCTGTCTCTATCCCAGCACCTGCCTACTATGCCCGCCTGGTGGCTTTCCGGGCACGATACCACCTGGTGGACAAGGAGCATGACAGGTGAGGCCTGGGATCAGGTTGGCCTCCTTTTTGCTTCAGCCTATTGTGCCAGATCTTCTCAACTTTTCTTGGGTAGCAGGAAATGAGTGCTATCCAATTTGGTGTCATTGGGCTCGTCTGCCCAATCCTGGGTTGGGGTTTTCTCTTAAAGTTGGTATGGGAATTGGCATCCCAGGGCTGGGTGAGGGAATTAGCAGCAGCTCAGTTCACCAGGAAggacttctttcattttttccttttcagtggaGAGGGGAGCCACATATCGGGGCAGAGCAATGGGCGGGACCCCCAGGCCCTGGCCAAAGCCGTGCAGGTTCACCAGGATACTCTGCGCACCATGTACTTCGCTTGAAGGCAGAACGCTGTTACCTCACTGGATAGAAGAAAGCTTTCCAAGCCCCAGGAGCTGTGCCACCCAAATCCAGAGGAAGcaaggaggagggaggtggggtaGGGAGGAGTGTAGGACACCTTGTTTCCTTCTGTAGAGGTGGTGTAAGAGTGGGGAACAGGGCCAGCAAGACAGACCACCAGCCAGAAATCTCTGATATCAACCTCAtgtcccccacccctcaccccatcTTGTCACATCTGGCCCTGACCCCACTGGACCAAAAGGGGCAGCACTGGTGCCCACCATACACACAGGTGTCTCATGTGACTCACAGTGCTAAAGACTCGACAGCTTGGTAAGGTCAACCCTGTAGCCCTGCAGACAAAAGCTGGTTAGGTTTGGGTTTGATACTTTAGATGGGAAAGTGAGGGGCTTGAGaaagtgggtgggaggagggaaggattTTTTAGGAGCCTTAATCAGAAAAGGACTAGATttgtttaagaagaaaaatgaaaccagaCCCAGATCAATATTTTAGGATACTAGATGTTTTAATGGGTTCAGAATCCAGTTTGTAGGAagattttttaatggttttggtTGCTCCTCCCCCAGCTGCCACCCCCCACCTTCCCCTTATTCCTCTCTGTCCACATTTTCTGCCCCACCTTACTTCTCCTCCCTGACAGACATCCAGCCCCTAGTAATACTTAAGGCACTATGGCACTTAGCTTTGAAGTGACACGACCCTGTCTTCCTTCCGCCCGCTGGTGGGTAACCAGTGCCTTCCCTGTAACGGTAATGCTGCAGAACTGCAACCTTTTGTACCTTTCTTTggggaatggggtgggggtgggagaggaggtaGATGGGGAAGAAATACCCCAGACCCAACAAACCTCCAGCCAGAAAGCCAGCTATTTTGCATTTGAAGGAATTGACTTCCTCATTCATTGagctttttaaaagatcacaACCTCAAGATGGTTATAATCCATTGACATTTGCACTTTCAAACATGACAAGTCTCGGAGCTGCTGAGATGACTGGCCCCTGGCCTTTCCACTTACGCCTCCTTTTCTCCTTGTTACTCCTACCTCCCGCCCCACCCAGGTCTGGAGTTACTTTCATAGCATTTTTCACTCTTGGCTTATTTTCTCCCTTGATGGTCAAGTCTCTTATGTTTCAATATTTCTAAACTGGGGTGTCTTATAACAAAAAACTCTTAGgtctaaaatgagaaaaaagagagaaaacaaaatgttatttttataccATAACTTGAGTGTATTGCCAAAATTTGGAAATCCTTCCCATGCCTGATGAGTTTATATCCCGGAAACATTGAGCCATCAGAATGAACTGTGTACCTGACCTGGCTAGGTAGGGAGGGGGTGGTTATCGCCCCAAGATGGGGTCCAGGCTCCATCCTTCCTCTGTGCAGATAATACCTTTTGCTTGCTATAGCCTCCCTCCTCTGCACTGTCCTGCACTCTTTCTTGCAAGTGCATCTTTTTCCTTCCCCTGGACTGTCCTCTGACCCTTTGGCTCATCCTAGATTCCAGTGTGTCCTGTGGACAGGCTGGGGAATTTTGCTGCTCCCTATTGCTTCTGTTTACACAAATGAATTTTTCCTGGTTTCCCACTAGGGCATGTGAGTGGGTGGCatgggctttgttttttttttttttttgtcgtctTGAGACATGGGGTTTGGCTGTCTTGCAGGACTGGAGAAGGTGGTGGTTCTAGCTGGGTCTCTGCTGGCCTTGAAGCAAGCATCCCCCACTGCCCTTTTTCCTtgactgttcatttttttcctgcccCACTGCTTGGGATGGAGAGTTGCAACTTCAGTGTGGAATTTCCTCTTTTTGAGGAGGCTGGGCTTGGATCTATCCTGATCTGGTGATGAAGCCATGATTACTTTAGACCTAGCCCAGGCTTGGAGGCCAGCTGGAGGAAGAAGGGTCTAAATTCTGGCCTGTAGAGTTAGAACTACCATTTCCTCCCATCAGCTGCCCTTGTATGACCCAGATTTGCTATGCAAAACAATCTATCCCAGGTTCTGTTCTGGTTAGCTACATTGTTCAGCAACTCATAAAACGTAGCACAAACATTCATTATGGAGAAAGCATCAGGACTGTTGAGTAACTCCTCCTTTACTTTTTTCCTGCTGGCTACAGCATGGGGTGCCCTATATAGGCACAAGCCCAGCTGAAGAACAGAATGGAGGGCTCTGGGAGGAGGCAGCTCACTGGAGAGCCTACATTCCTTACACAAGTGCCTAAAGAGAGTGATGCTAACACTCCATCTGCCCTGTCCATTGCCTTCATATACAGTCTACTTCGTGTTCTGTCACCCTTTGGGGAGGGGAG includes:
- the AGO1 gene encoding protein argonaute-1 isoform X4 → MCEVLDIRNIDEQPKPLTDSQRVRFTKEIKGLKVEVTHCGQMKRKYRVCNVTRRPASHQTFPLQLESGQTVECTVAQYFKQKYNLQLKYPHLPCLQVGQEQKHTYLPLEVCNIVAGQRCIKKLTDNQTSTMIKATARSAPDRQEEISRLMKNASYNLDPYIQEFGIKVKDDMTEVTGRVLPAPILQYGGRNRAIATPNQGVWDMRGKQFYNGIEIKVWAIACFAPQKQCREEVLKNFTDQLRKISKDAGMPIQGQPCFCKYAQGADSVEPMFRHLKNTYSGLQLIIVILPGKTPVYAEVKRVGDTLLGMATQCVQVKNVVKTSPQTLSNLCLKINVKLGGINNILVPHQRSAVFQQPVIFLGADVTHPPAGDGKKPSITAVVGSMDAHPSRYCATVRVQRPRQEIIEDLSYMVRELLIQFYKSTRFKPTRIIFYRDGVPEGQLPQILHYELLAIRDACIKLEKDYQPGITYIVVQKRHHTRLFCADKNERIGKSGNIPAGTTVDTNITHPFEFDFYLCSHAGIQGTSRPSHYYVLWDDNRFTADELQILTYQLCHTYVRCTRSVSIPAPAYYARLVAFRARYHLVDKEHDSGEGSHISGQSNGRDPQALAKAVQVHQDTLRTMYFA